A stretch of the Kushneria konosiri genome encodes the following:
- a CDS encoding 3-deoxy-7-phosphoheptulonate synthase, whose product MSQQQVNNLNVLSQDVLVTPEALKREIPLSQEAESTVIESRRTIERILNGEDPRLLVVIGPCSIHDTKAAQDYAKRLKTLAERVSDSLFIVMRVYFEKPRTTTGWKGLINDPHLNDSFDIENGLHLARNLLVELCEMGLPLATEALDPISPQYLQDCISWSAIGARTTESQTHREMASGLSGPVGFKNGTDGSLDVAMNALCSVASPHNFLGIDQKGQVAVIRTRGNANAHVVLRGGNGRPNYDSVSVALAEKELEKAGLKTNIMVDCSHANSNKDPALQPLVVENITQQILEGNTSIMGLMIESHINWGAQKLTSDPSQLEYGVSITDACIDWDTSEKLLVDLNDKLSESLRTRKR is encoded by the coding sequence ATGTCACAGCAACAGGTCAACAATCTCAACGTTCTTTCACAGGACGTACTCGTTACTCCCGAAGCGCTCAAGCGCGAGATTCCCCTTTCACAAGAAGCTGAAAGTACCGTTATCGAGAGCCGTCGCACCATCGAACGCATTCTCAACGGTGAAGATCCTCGCCTGCTGGTCGTCATCGGCCCCTGCTCCATCCATGACACCAAAGCTGCACAGGACTATGCCAAACGCCTGAAGACTCTGGCAGAGCGTGTCAGCGACTCGCTGTTTATCGTCATGCGCGTCTATTTTGAAAAGCCTCGTACCACCACCGGCTGGAAGGGGCTGATCAACGACCCGCATCTCAACGACTCCTTTGACATCGAGAACGGCCTTCATCTGGCTCGCAATCTGCTGGTTGAGCTTTGCGAAATGGGTCTGCCACTGGCCACCGAAGCACTGGATCCGATCTCGCCGCAGTACCTGCAGGACTGCATCAGCTGGTCGGCGATCGGCGCACGCACCACCGAATCACAAACGCACCGTGAAATGGCCTCGGGGCTTTCGGGTCCGGTCGGTTTCAAAAATGGTACCGACGGCAGTCTGGATGTCGCCATGAACGCGCTGTGCTCGGTCGCCTCGCCGCACAATTTTCTGGGCATCGACCAGAAGGGCCAGGTTGCCGTTATTCGGACCCGTGGCAACGCCAATGCCCACGTTGTATTGCGTGGCGGCAATGGCCGGCCCAACTATGACAGCGTCAGCGTAGCCCTGGCCGAGAAGGAACTGGAAAAGGCAGGCCTCAAGACCAACATCATGGTCGACTGCTCTCACGCCAACTCCAACAAGGATCCGGCCCTGCAGCCTCTGGTGGTTGAAAACATCACCCAGCAGATTCTTGAGGGCAACACCTCCATCATGGGTCTGATGATCGAGTCCCATATCAACTGGGGTGCTCAAAAGCTGACCAGCGATCCCTCGCAGCTTGAATACGGCGTGTCAATTACTGACGCCTGCATCGACTGGGACACCAGCGAGAAGCTGTTGGTAGATCTCAACGACAAGCTGAGCGAGTCACTGAGAACGCGCAAGCGCTGA
- the lepA gene encoding translation elongation factor 4, with protein MTNDASNGTLKHIRNFSIIAHIDHGKSTLADRIIQICGGLTERELKEQVLDSMDLERERGITIKAQSVTLDYKAEDGAVYQLNFIDTPGHVDFSYEVSRSLYACEGALLVVDAGQGVEAQSVANCYTAIEQGLEVLPVLNKMDLPQADPAKVSHEIEEIIGLEADNAPQVSAKTGLGMEELLERLVSFIPPPKGDVDKPVQALIIDSWFDNYQGVVSLVRLFDGTLKKGDKILMKSTGREWEVSDIGIFTPRQKSTGMLRAGEVGFVIAGIKDIHGAPVGDTITHAKTPQVERLPGFQKVKPQVYAGMFPISSDDYEDFRDALEKLALNDASLDYIPENSDALGFGFRVGFLGTLHMEIVQERLEREYGLDLLTTAPTVIYELEMEDGELLYVSNPSKLPDMSSVQEIREPIVRANILVPQEYVGNVINECVIRRGVQLDMQVLGSQMQLVYELPMSEVVMDFFDRLKSISRGYASLDYSFERFDAAKLARLDVLINGDRVDALATIVHRDQSHQRGRSLVEKMQEMIPRQMFDVAIQAALGGHVVARSTVKALRKNVTAKCYGGDVSRKRKLLDKQKQGKKRMKQVGKVEIPQDAFLAVLKVND; from the coding sequence ATGACGAATGACGCAAGCAACGGGACGCTGAAACACATCCGCAATTTTTCGATCATTGCCCACATCGACCATGGCAAGTCGACACTGGCTGATCGCATCATCCAGATTTGCGGCGGGCTGACCGAGCGCGAGCTCAAGGAGCAGGTGCTCGATTCGATGGATCTCGAGCGTGAGCGTGGCATCACGATCAAGGCCCAGTCGGTCACTCTGGATTACAAGGCCGAAGACGGCGCTGTCTATCAGCTCAACTTCATTGATACGCCCGGGCACGTCGATTTCTCGTATGAGGTGTCGCGCTCGCTGTATGCCTGTGAAGGAGCATTACTGGTGGTAGACGCCGGTCAGGGGGTCGAAGCCCAGTCTGTGGCCAACTGCTATACCGCCATCGAGCAGGGGCTCGAAGTACTGCCGGTGCTGAACAAGATGGATCTGCCGCAGGCCGACCCTGCCAAGGTCAGCCATGAAATCGAGGAAATCATCGGGCTTGAGGCAGACAATGCGCCACAGGTATCGGCCAAGACAGGGCTTGGCATGGAAGAATTGCTGGAGCGACTGGTCAGCTTTATCCCACCTCCTAAGGGAGATGTCGACAAGCCGGTTCAGGCGCTGATCATTGATTCCTGGTTCGATAACTATCAGGGCGTGGTCTCGCTGGTTCGTCTTTTCGACGGGACGCTTAAAAAGGGCGACAAGATCCTGATGAAATCCACCGGGCGTGAGTGGGAAGTCAGTGATATCGGCATCTTTACGCCGCGCCAGAAAAGCACCGGTATGCTGCGCGCCGGTGAGGTCGGCTTTGTCATCGCGGGTATCAAGGACATTCATGGGGCGCCGGTGGGCGATACCATCACTCACGCCAAAACCCCTCAGGTTGAGCGTTTGCCCGGCTTTCAGAAGGTCAAGCCGCAGGTTTACGCCGGCATGTTCCCCATCAGCTCCGATGACTACGAAGATTTTCGTGACGCGCTTGAAAAGCTGGCACTCAACGATGCTTCGCTGGACTACATTCCCGAGAACTCGGATGCGCTCGGTTTCGGCTTTCGCGTGGGCTTCCTCGGTACTCTGCACATGGAGATCGTGCAGGAGCGTCTTGAGCGGGAATACGGTCTCGATCTTCTCACGACCGCGCCGACCGTTATTTATGAGCTTGAAATGGAGGATGGGGAGCTTTTGTATGTCTCCAACCCGTCAAAGCTGCCCGATATGTCTTCGGTTCAGGAAATTCGCGAGCCCATCGTGCGCGCCAATATCCTCGTGCCGCAGGAATACGTCGGCAATGTCATCAACGAGTGTGTAATTCGCCGTGGTGTGCAGCTCGACATGCAGGTGCTGGGCAGTCAGATGCAGCTGGTCTACGAGCTGCCAATGAGTGAAGTCGTGATGGACTTTTTTGACCGATTGAAATCCATTTCGAGAGGTTACGCTTCACTGGATTACAGCTTTGAGCGCTTTGATGCCGCAAAACTTGCCCGTCTGGATGTTCTGATCAACGGGGATCGGGTCGATGCGCTGGCAACGATTGTCCATCGTGACCAGTCTCATCAGCGCGGACGCTCGCTGGTCGAAAAGATGCAGGAGATGATCCCTCGTCAGATGTTTGATGTGGCCATACAGGCAGCACTGGGTGGCCATGTTGTGGCTCGTTCCACTGTCAAGGCTTTGCGCAAGAACGTGACGGCCAAATGCTACGGTGGCGATGTGTCGAGAAAGCGCAAGCTGCTCGACAAGCAAAAGCAGGGTAAAAAACGCATGAAGCAGGTCGGCAAGGTCGAAATTCCGCAGGATGCCTTCCTGGCCGTATTGAAAGTCAATGATTGA
- the rpoE gene encoding RNA polymerase sigma factor RpoE, with translation MGLKETDHQLVERAQKGDNQAFDLLIRKYQHKVIGLVSRYVHDQAEVHDVAQEAFIKAYRALGRFRNESAFYTWMYRIAINTAKNYLVARGRRPPNSDMDISDAEVLDQSGRLADIDTPESAIARDQLEKAVFEAIENLPEDLRTAITLREFDGLSYEDIASIMQCPVGTVRSRIFRAREAVDNRIKPLLYPEQQDNMVHEQ, from the coding sequence ATGGGGTTAAAGGAAACGGATCATCAGCTGGTCGAACGGGCACAGAAAGGAGATAACCAGGCCTTTGACCTGTTGATACGCAAGTATCAACACAAGGTAATCGGTCTTGTCAGCCGCTATGTGCACGACCAGGCAGAAGTCCATGATGTGGCGCAGGAAGCCTTCATCAAGGCCTATCGGGCGTTGGGGCGATTTCGTAACGAAAGCGCCTTTTATACCTGGATGTATCGTATCGCGATCAATACGGCCAAAAATTACCTTGTCGCACGAGGACGGCGTCCGCCCAACAGCGACATGGATATCAGCGATGCAGAAGTACTGGATCAGAGCGGGCGGCTGGCGGATATCGATACGCCCGAGTCGGCCATCGCGCGCGACCAGCTTGAAAAGGCGGTGTTCGAGGCGATCGAGAATCTGCCAGAGGATCTGAGAACGGCCATCACGCTTCGTGAGTTCGATGGCCTCTCCTACGAAGACATCGCCAGCATCATGCAGTGTCCGGTCGGTACGGTACGATCCCGTATTTTTCGCGCCAGAGAGGCGGTGGACAATCGAATCAAACCATTACTGTACCCGGAGCAGCAGGACAACATGGTGCACGAGCAGTGA
- the dinG gene encoding ATP-dependent DNA helicase DinG, with amino-acid sequence MLDDALKRDIQTAYRRVIEARSLKPRYGQRLMMAEIARTLGDIKTDEQGKRVSQEHVCVLEAGTGTGKTLAYLLSALPIAKAQGKRLVISTATVALQEQVLHQDLPMLKASSGLDFEYALAKGRGRYVCVAKLDQLMDGAEENPTMSLFEQSLASSQEDIGELARELAEAYGSGEWQGDRDSWPQAIADPQWRRLTVDHRQCTNRRCGHFGACAFFRARRGMDEADIIVANHDLVLADLSLGGGIVLPSPKDTIYVFDEAHHLPDKALEHFYHRQGVNAAMRWLGQLKKSLTDLNTGLGAQHTIARLLGQFPELLASIEPRLGDAFRLAQPLAERTPEDNERLHYRFTMGRLPAAFRDLAQQLVTPFAELSRHLETISDILRESLDPDKSTGLAREQAEAWLPLIALVHGRALEAHALWQAFGADEVEDAPPQARWLTFEQRSGEAELTFSASPVSAAETLARYLWGSCHGAVLTSATLTALGRFDRLQERAGLANRYRYQSLPSPFDYSRAVLSVPREAVDPGDREAHENAIVHFIEKLSEDEAALVLFSSRKQLRAVMARLEADVAGRTLSQDDMPRRELIERHKKRVDDGQGSIILGLASFAEGIDLPGDYLTHVVVTRLPFAVPDDPVGATLAEWIESRGGNPFMRISVPDASIKLVQACGRLIRKEIDSGRITLLDRRVLTRRYGRALLDALPPFQRDIEGVASPAPLTS; translated from the coding sequence TTGCTCGACGACGCGCTTAAAAGAGATATCCAGACAGCCTATCGACGCGTGATCGAGGCGCGCTCATTGAAGCCGCGCTACGGTCAGCGTCTGATGATGGCCGAAATTGCCCGAACGCTTGGGGATATCAAGACCGACGAACAGGGCAAACGCGTCAGTCAGGAGCATGTCTGTGTTCTGGAAGCCGGTACGGGGACGGGCAAGACGCTGGCCTACCTGCTCTCGGCGCTTCCGATTGCGAAAGCGCAGGGCAAGCGTCTGGTGATTTCAACGGCGACTGTTGCCCTGCAGGAGCAGGTTCTGCACCAGGACCTGCCGATGCTCAAGGCCAGCAGCGGGCTCGATTTCGAGTATGCGCTGGCCAAGGGGCGCGGACGCTATGTCTGTGTGGCCAAGCTCGATCAGCTGATGGACGGTGCGGAAGAGAACCCGACCATGTCGCTGTTCGAGCAGAGTCTGGCAAGCAGTCAGGAAGATATCGGCGAGCTGGCTCGTGAGCTGGCCGAAGCCTATGGCAGCGGGGAATGGCAGGGCGATCGGGACAGCTGGCCACAGGCCATTGCCGACCCGCAGTGGCGTCGACTGACCGTCGATCACCGTCAGTGCACCAACCGGCGCTGTGGGCACTTTGGTGCCTGTGCCTTTTTCCGGGCGCGGCGCGGCATGGATGAGGCCGATATTATCGTTGCCAACCACGACCTGGTGCTGGCTGATCTGTCGCTGGGCGGAGGCATTGTGCTGCCCAGCCCGAAGGACACGATTTATGTCTTTGACGAGGCGCACCATCTGCCGGACAAGGCACTGGAGCACTTCTATCATCGCCAGGGTGTCAATGCGGCGATGCGCTGGCTGGGTCAGCTCAAGAAATCACTGACGGATCTCAACACGGGGCTTGGCGCGCAGCACACCATCGCGCGCTTGCTGGGACAGTTTCCGGAGCTTCTGGCCAGCATTGAGCCTCGGCTTGGCGATGCCTTTCGACTGGCTCAGCCCCTGGCCGAGCGCACGCCGGAAGACAATGAGCGGCTGCACTATCGCTTTACCATGGGCAGACTGCCGGCCGCCTTTCGTGATCTGGCTCAGCAGCTGGTCACGCCCTTTGCCGAGCTGTCGCGGCACCTGGAAACCATTAGCGATATTCTTCGGGAAAGCCTTGATCCGGACAAGTCCACGGGCCTGGCCCGCGAGCAGGCAGAAGCCTGGCTGCCACTGATTGCCCTGGTCCACGGACGTGCCCTTGAGGCACATGCGCTCTGGCAGGCCTTCGGGGCCGATGAGGTCGAGGATGCGCCCCCCCAGGCGCGCTGGCTGACGTTTGAGCAGCGTTCGGGCGAGGCAGAATTGACCTTTTCAGCCAGCCCTGTCAGTGCTGCCGAAACGCTGGCCCGCTATCTCTGGGGCAGCTGTCATGGTGCGGTGCTGACATCGGCGACCCTGACGGCACTGGGCCGCTTTGACCGCCTTCAGGAGCGAGCGGGTCTGGCCAACCGCTATCGTTATCAAAGTCTGCCCAGTCCGTTTGACTACTCGCGCGCGGTATTGTCAGTGCCACGCGAGGCCGTCGACCCGGGTGATCGCGAGGCCCATGAAAATGCCATCGTCCACTTTATCGAAAAGCTGAGTGAGGACGAGGCGGCACTGGTGCTCTTTTCATCGCGCAAGCAGCTTCGCGCCGTAATGGCCAGGCTCGAGGCAGACGTGGCCGGTCGTACGCTGTCTCAGGATGACATGCCACGACGGGAACTGATCGAGCGTCACAAAAAACGCGTTGATGACGGGCAGGGCAGTATCATTCTGGGGCTGGCCAGCTTTGCCGAGGGGATCGATCTGCCGGGTGACTATCTGACCCACGTGGTGGTCACGCGCCTACCCTTTGCCGTACCTGATGACCCGGTGGGTGCCACGCTGGCCGAGTGGATCGAATCCCGGGGTGGTAATCCCTTTATGCGGATTTCGGTGCCCGATGCCTCGATCAAGCTGGTGCAGGCCTGTGGACGCCTGATTCGCAAGGAAATCGATAGTGGCCGTATTACGCTGCTCGACCGTCGCGTTCTAACGCGTCGCTACGGTCGTGCATTGCTGGACGCACTGCCGCCGTTTCAGCGTGACATTGAAGGCGTGGCTTCACCTGCGCCTCTGACTTCCTGA
- a CDS encoding DegQ family serine endoprotease: MVTLTIISLPARAVEQRNGLPDFTSLVKSAAPAVVNISTTREAAARSGMIGPNQQLPDIFRHFFGDQMPPGFGGVPDQGGSRTLSSLGSGFIISKDGYILTNAHVIDGADTVTVRLNDRRELKAKVVGQDQKTDIALIKVDANDLPTLRMGDSDRLETGEWVAAIGSPFGFDHSVTAGIVSAINRTLPTDSYVPFIQTDVAINPGNSGGPLFNLEGEVVGINSQIFTRSGGFMGVSFAIPINVAMDIADQLKDNGRVDRGWLGVVIQPVSEDLADSFGLDRARGALIADVAPDSPAQKAGLRSGDIILKAGDSDIESSDALPRLVGRVSPGDSIDLRVQRDGHEQTIKVKVGQWPDTDSDGGNVSKAASDSVGLSVSELSPEQQQQLGIDAGVLVQQVAPDSAAAHAGLQPGDVIVELAGKAVDSVETLRKLVNQLDDKKAVPVRINRDGATLFVPLRPGSH; the protein is encoded by the coding sequence ATGGTCACCCTAACGATCATCTCTCTGCCCGCCAGAGCTGTTGAGCAGCGAAATGGCCTGCCGGATTTTACGTCGCTGGTTAAAAGCGCTGCGCCGGCGGTGGTCAACATTTCGACGACGCGTGAAGCTGCCGCTCGTTCCGGCATGATCGGTCCCAACCAGCAGTTGCCGGATATCTTTCGACACTTTTTCGGCGATCAGATGCCGCCAGGCTTTGGTGGGGTGCCCGATCAGGGGGGGAGCAGAACACTGAGTTCACTGGGCTCCGGTTTCATCATCAGCAAGGATGGCTACATTCTGACCAACGCCCATGTCATCGATGGCGCTGATACCGTGACGGTTCGGCTTAACGACCGCCGTGAGCTCAAGGCAAAAGTGGTCGGGCAGGATCAGAAAACGGATATCGCCCTGATCAAGGTCGATGCCAACGATCTTCCCACGCTCAGGATGGGTGACTCTGACCGCCTTGAAACCGGTGAGTGGGTGGCCGCGATCGGCTCTCCCTTCGGTTTCGATCACTCCGTCACGGCAGGTATTGTCAGTGCCATCAATCGTACGCTGCCTACCGACAGCTATGTGCCGTTTATCCAGACTGATGTGGCGATCAACCCTGGCAATTCGGGCGGGCCGCTTTTCAATCTGGAGGGGGAAGTGGTCGGCATCAACTCCCAGATCTTTACCCGCAGCGGCGGTTTCATGGGGGTCTCCTTTGCCATCCCGATCAATGTTGCCATGGATATTGCCGATCAGCTCAAGGATAACGGTCGTGTTGATCGCGGCTGGCTGGGCGTGGTCATCCAGCCCGTCTCCGAAGATCTGGCCGATTCCTTTGGGCTGGACCGTGCCCGCGGGGCCCTGATCGCTGATGTTGCACCGGATAGTCCGGCTCAAAAAGCGGGTTTGCGCTCGGGCGACATCATTCTCAAGGCCGGTGACAGCGATATCGAATCGTCCGATGCGCTGCCACGTCTCGTCGGGCGTGTCTCGCCGGGAGACAGCATTGATCTGCGTGTGCAGCGCGATGGTCACGAGCAGACGATCAAGGTCAAGGTAGGGCAGTGGCCCGATACCGACAGTGATGGCGGTAACGTCTCGAAGGCTGCCAGTGACAGCGTTGGTCTTTCGGTCTCGGAGCTGAGTCCCGAGCAGCAACAGCAGCTTGGTATCGATGCCGGTGTACTGGTTCAGCAGGTGGCGCCAGACAGTGCTGCTGCACACGCCGGTCTGCAACCGGGCGATGTGATCGTTGAACTTGCAGGCAAGGCGGTGGATTCCGTTGAAACGCTGCGCAAGCTCGTCAATCAACTGGATGACAAAAAAGCGGTGCCGGTGCGTATCAATCGCGATGGCGCCACGCTGTTTGTTCCGTTGCGGCCTGGTTCACATTGA
- a CDS encoding MucB/RseB C-terminal domain-containing protein, producing the protein MLFSPLSAVQADAGEADNSSVAQISCGQLDQKVGDDGEQWFRRSLLAERCHAFQAVALKLGMGSLRTFLFEHRIDDGQEQERIQFLDGPAETIEQKGHSPGLWWMKGEDHSPHLASIDDTVEQLRKHYDFSLIARDVVAGRKAVVMDVTPRDDQRFPHRLWIDIASGLPLRQQLLNAQGQVVDTVQIVRIDSLVRSSDTLYLHDSGGAALPEADWHPDWLPDGFYRQPASLEVTLNGADLERELYSDGLATLSLFAGPAEDGTALREGVHQLGNFRAAARHLQHDGQTWQVIAVGAMPAPVLTRVVSGMRLPKDPDHEGDASIESDTTSH; encoded by the coding sequence ATGCTGTTTTCGCCCCTGTCTGCCGTTCAGGCCGATGCCGGTGAAGCGGACAACAGCAGCGTGGCGCAGATTTCCTGCGGTCAGTTGGACCAGAAGGTTGGCGACGACGGTGAACAATGGTTCAGGCGCAGCCTGCTGGCAGAACGCTGTCATGCCTTTCAGGCGGTAGCATTGAAGCTGGGCATGGGCTCTCTCAGGACTTTCCTGTTTGAGCATCGTATCGATGATGGGCAGGAGCAGGAGCGTATACAGTTTCTGGATGGTCCTGCCGAAACCATCGAGCAAAAAGGGCACTCTCCCGGGCTCTGGTGGATGAAAGGGGAGGACCATTCTCCGCATCTGGCGTCCATCGACGATACCGTGGAACAGCTTCGGAAGCATTATGACTTCAGCCTGATTGCACGCGATGTTGTAGCCGGACGCAAGGCCGTTGTAATGGATGTCACACCGCGCGATGATCAGCGTTTTCCTCATCGGTTGTGGATCGACATCGCCAGCGGTCTTCCCCTTCGTCAACAGCTGTTGAATGCACAGGGTCAGGTCGTTGATACCGTACAGATTGTACGCATTGATTCACTGGTACGCTCCAGTGATACGCTTTATCTCCATGATTCCGGCGGTGCTGCCTTACCTGAAGCCGACTGGCACCCTGACTGGTTGCCGGATGGATTCTATCGCCAGCCTGCGTCACTTGAGGTCACGCTCAATGGCGCAGATCTTGAGCGCGAGCTGTACAGCGATGGGCTTGCGACACTCAGTCTTTTTGCAGGGCCGGCCGAAGATGGTACGGCGCTGAGAGAAGGGGTGCATCAGCTGGGCAACTTCCGCGCCGCGGCACGTCACCTGCAGCATGATGGTCAGACATGGCAGGTCATCGCCGTGGGTGCGATGCCGGCGCCCGTGCTTACTCGTGTGGTATCCGGGATGCGTCTGCCAAAAGACCCGGATCACGAGGGTGATGCCTCGATCGAGAGTGACACAACCTCCCATTAA
- a CDS encoding DEAD/DEAH box helicase encodes MSESENSQPAQTSAEAPANANRRPKRRRRKPRRSQSRNTAQTSSVQDNQASGSDNHNALPDVPAVAGKWRFQDFNLPMPLMRAIADQGFHYCTPIQAEALRHTLLGGDVVGKAQTGTGKTAAFLISILAYFLEEPAPDGQKPGAPRALIIAPTRELAMQIEKDAKALMTHTSLRVASAVGGMDYQKQRQKLEKPLDILVATPGRLLDFHQKRDADLSQVEVLVLDEADRMLSMGFIPDVKRIIRATPKSTERQTFLFSATFTQDILNLASQWTHEPAHVEIEVDASAAANIDQRVYLVSDAEKFTILRRLIEREKLEKVMVFANRRDLVRKLDDRLRKAGINVAMLSGDVPQKTRVSTLERFREGKVAVLVATDVAGRGIHINDISHVVNYTLPDDPEDYVHRIGRTGRAGAQGTSISFVGEEDGYALPEIEAYIKDRLPCQQPPANLLSDD; translated from the coding sequence ATGAGTGAGTCGGAAAACTCTCAGCCGGCACAGACGTCGGCTGAGGCTCCCGCCAATGCCAACCGTCGGCCCAAGCGCCGTCGTCGCAAGCCCCGGCGCAGCCAGTCCCGCAACACTGCTCAGACCAGTAGCGTTCAGGACAATCAGGCATCCGGGAGCGACAACCATAACGCTTTGCCGGACGTCCCTGCCGTGGCCGGCAAGTGGCGTTTCCAGGATTTCAATCTGCCGATGCCGCTGATGCGCGCCATCGCCGATCAGGGGTTCCATTACTGCACCCCGATCCAGGCCGAAGCGCTGCGTCACACGCTGCTGGGTGGCGATGTGGTGGGCAAGGCGCAGACGGGGACCGGCAAGACAGCTGCCTTTTTGATCTCGATTCTGGCCTACTTTCTTGAAGAGCCGGCACCGGACGGTCAGAAGCCGGGTGCGCCCCGTGCACTGATCATCGCGCCGACGCGTGAGCTGGCCATGCAGATTGAAAAGGATGCCAAAGCGCTGATGACCCATACCTCGTTGAGGGTGGCCAGTGCCGTGGGTGGGATGGACTACCAGAAGCAGCGCCAGAAGCTTGAAAAGCCGCTGGACATTCTGGTCGCCACGCCCGGGCGCCTGCTTGATTTTCATCAAAAGCGCGATGCGGATCTTTCTCAGGTGGAAGTGCTGGTGCTGGATGAGGCCGATCGCATGCTGTCTATGGGCTTCATTCCTGACGTCAAGCGCATCATTCGGGCTACACCCAAAAGCACCGAGCGCCAGACCTTTCTATTCTCGGCCACGTTCACCCAGGACATTCTCAACCTGGCCAGCCAGTGGACGCATGAGCCGGCGCACGTCGAAATCGAAGTTGATGCCAGTGCGGCTGCCAACATTGACCAGCGGGTTTATCTGGTCAGCGATGCCGAGAAATTTACCATTCTCCGGCGCCTTATCGAGCGTGAGAAGCTGGAGAAGGTGATGGTGTTCGCCAATCGGCGCGACCTGGTGCGCAAGCTTGATGATCGTTTGCGCAAGGCAGGTATCAATGTGGCCATGCTCTCCGGTGATGTGCCGCAGAAAACGCGTGTCAGCACGCTTGAGCGCTTTCGCGAAGGCAAGGTTGCCGTGCTGGTAGCCACCGATGTGGCCGGCCGCGGCATCCACATCAATGACATCAGCCATGTGGTCAATTACACGCTGCCTGATGATCCGGAAGATTATGTGCATCGTATCGGCCGAACCGGCCGTGCCGGGGCACAGGGCACCTCGATCAGCTTCGTGGGTGAAGAGGACGGCTATGCACTGCCGGAAATTGAAGCCTACATCAAGGATCGGCTCCCCTGTCAGCAGCCGCCGGCCAACCTGCTCAGCGATGACTGA
- a CDS encoding sigma-E factor negative regulatory protein, with translation MNQKVRESLSALMDGECSEFETRRVLKSLFEDASEEADTWRRYHLMRSVMQRESINGASTDLSASILARLEHERMEDVVSGHETHRRTVPFSFMGSAAIAAAVSLMVMTGVQVYRANTGVDSVPGNGGTSLASSDATIDGTGTMAGSNGAMASLASFRSTGQEGGNVMPIGAQTSWFMAPGEEDAARNDRQQAEVLQNYLNRHVEQAGYRSNVWMANMQGLAPASGE, from the coding sequence ATGAATCAGAAAGTACGGGAATCCCTTTCGGCATTAATGGATGGCGAGTGCAGCGAGTTCGAGACTCGTCGGGTGCTCAAGTCCCTGTTTGAAGACGCTTCCGAAGAGGCCGATACCTGGCGTCGCTATCATCTCATGCGCAGTGTAATGCAGCGTGAGAGCATTAACGGGGCGTCAACCGATTTGTCTGCCTCCATCCTTGCCCGTCTTGAGCATGAACGCATGGAAGATGTCGTCTCGGGACATGAGACACACCGGCGTACCGTACCGTTCTCCTTTATGGGCAGCGCTGCCATCGCAGCAGCCGTAAGCCTTATGGTCATGACCGGTGTTCAGGTCTACCGGGCCAATACGGGCGTGGACAGCGTACCAGGCAACGGCGGTACGAGTCTGGCATCAAGCGATGCGACCATTGATGGCACGGGTACCATGGCGGGCAGTAATGGTGCCATGGCGTCTCTGGCATCTTTCCGTTCGACCGGTCAGGAAGGTGGCAATGTGATGCCTATCGGCGCTCAGACTTCCTGGTTCATGGCGCCGGGAGAAGAAGATGCGGCACGTAATGATCGTCAGCAGGCGGAAGTGCTTCAAAACTATCTAAACCGACATGTCGAGCAGGCAGGCTATCGCAGCAATGTCTGGATGGCGAACATGCAGGGGCTTGCACCTGCAAGTGGCGAGTAA